One genomic region from Deltaproteobacteria bacterium encodes:
- a CDS encoding LLM class flavin-dependent oxidoreductase, giving the protein MDIGLLFPFRNPPQWRKPFPQFYAEQLRQTQIAETLGYDTIWLTEHHFAEDGYSPSLLPIAGAIAGMTSRVRIGTFLLLLPLHNAVRVAEDAATVDILANGRFDLGLGQGYSPAEFEGYGIPRSERASRMEEGIAVIRGMWTQDPFSYQGKHYNLKNISMVPKPPQTPHPPLWIGAGAKKAVERAARLGCHFLGGGDVTSQNIYDAALRAHGRDPKDYHAAQLRWAYVAPTYEQAWNDVQDHIHYMLTWYGRWIAEAKDFPGAEKASQLPPAAELRHVTEQLIGRPMVGTPEDVGRQIEEMTKKMRTTHLVMGMHLPGLDPAKSQRSMELFAKELMPALH; this is encoded by the coding sequence ATGGATATTGGACTTTTGTTTCCCTTTCGTAACCCGCCGCAGTGGCGCAAACCTTTTCCTCAGTTCTATGCCGAGCAGCTCCGGCAAACTCAGATAGCCGAGACCCTGGGCTACGACACGATCTGGCTCACCGAACACCACTTTGCCGAAGACGGCTATTCTCCCTCTCTGCTACCCATCGCTGGAGCTATCGCTGGCATGACCAGCCGAGTGCGCATTGGCACTTTTCTCTTGCTCTTACCGTTACACAACGCCGTGCGCGTGGCTGAGGATGCAGCTACGGTCGATATCCTCGCCAACGGTCGCTTCGATCTCGGGCTTGGGCAAGGCTATTCTCCGGCAGAGTTCGAAGGCTACGGTATCCCTCGCAGCGAACGCGCGTCCCGCATGGAAGAAGGCATTGCCGTCATTCGTGGCATGTGGACGCAAGACCCGTTCTCTTATCAAGGCAAGCACTACAACCTGAAGAATATCAGCATGGTTCCCAAGCCACCGCAGACGCCACACCCGCCATTGTGGATTGGCGCTGGCGCAAAGAAAGCGGTGGAACGAGCTGCGCGCCTTGGTTGTCACTTCTTGGGCGGTGGAGATGTGACTTCCCAGAACATCTATGACGCGGCGCTGCGCGCCCATGGACGCGACCCCAAAGATTATCATGCGGCACAATTGCGCTGGGCCTATGTAGCGCCAACGTATGAGCAAGCCTGGAACGACGTACAAGACCACATCCACTACATGTTGACGTGGTATGGCCGGTGGATAGCTGAAGCTAAGGACTTTCCTGGAGCGGAAAAGGCGAGTCAGTTACCGCCTGCCGCCGAACTGCGCCATGTGACCGAGCAACTCATTGGTCGCCCGATGGTAGGAACTCCAGAGGATGTGGGCCGTCAGATTGAAGAGATGACAAAAAAGATGCGCACTACCCACCTGGTGATGGGGATGCATCTGCCGGGGCTCGATCCCGCCAAGAGTCAACGATCCATGGAGCTATTCGCCAAAGAGTTGATGCCGGCTCTGCACTAG
- a CDS encoding alpha/beta hydrolase, with protein MPITEHTLKTQRHTTFYLAAGPEDGPLVIFVHGWPELSISWRHQLPALAALGFRAIAPDMRGYGRSSVYSQHGDYAQEHIVRDMLELLDSLGHEKAVWVGHDWGSPVVWNLASHHPDRCHAVANLCVPYHTIEHGLDYVLTLVDRDLYPAHEYPAGQWDYMRYYEESFAEAVAPMDANVYKFVKLLFRKGNPDGEGKPAMTATARRSHGMIGMRSIPDFPRDADVVSEEDLSIYVAALERNGFSGPSSWYMNHGVNAEYAKAEKNGGYLDVPVLFLNARYDYVCECTHSRLAEPMRTYCRKLTEQTIRSGHWMAQEKPVEVNAALVQWLATAVPGIWPQPK; from the coding sequence ATGCCCATCACCGAACACACCCTCAAGACTCAGAGACATACGACTTTCTATCTCGCCGCAGGACCGGAAGACGGCCCGCTCGTCATCTTCGTGCACGGCTGGCCGGAGTTGTCCATCAGTTGGCGTCATCAACTCCCGGCCCTCGCGGCGTTGGGCTTCCGCGCTATCGCCCCGGATATGCGCGGCTACGGGCGTTCCTCCGTCTACAGTCAGCATGGCGATTATGCCCAGGAGCATATCGTCCGTGACATGCTGGAACTCCTCGATTCGTTAGGCCACGAGAAAGCCGTGTGGGTGGGGCATGACTGGGGCAGCCCGGTGGTGTGGAACCTCGCCAGTCATCATCCCGACCGCTGCCATGCCGTTGCTAATCTGTGCGTGCCGTATCACACCATCGAGCATGGCCTCGACTATGTCCTGACCTTGGTTGACCGTGACCTCTACCCTGCCCACGAATACCCCGCCGGTCAGTGGGACTATATGCGTTATTACGAGGAGAGTTTTGCCGAAGCGGTCGCGCCAATGGATGCCAATGTCTACAAATTCGTGAAACTCCTGTTTCGTAAAGGCAATCCCGATGGCGAAGGGAAACCGGCAATGACCGCCACTGCGCGTCGCAGTCACGGTATGATCGGCATGCGCAGCATTCCCGACTTCCCGCGCGATGCCGACGTGGTGAGCGAAGAAGACCTGAGCATCTATGTCGCCGCGCTGGAGCGCAACGGTTTCTCTGGGCCGTCTTCGTGGTACATGAATCACGGCGTCAATGCCGAGTACGCCAAGGCAGAAAAGAATGGCGGCTACCTCGATGTGCCCGTCTTATTCCTGAACGCGCGGTACGATTACGTGTGCGAATGCACCCATTCACGACTCGCTGAACCCATGCGAACCTATTGCCGCAAGCTCACAGAACAGACGATTCGCTCTGGCCATTGGATGGCGCAGGAAAAACCGGTGGAAGTGAATGCCGCGCTAGTGCAATGGCTAGCGACTGCGGTTCCTGGCATTTGGCCGCAGCCGAAGTAA